A stretch of DNA from Halorubrum sp. BOL3-1:
TCGAGTTGGCGGCGCTTGTTCCTCCCTTTCCGCTCGCGACCCGATTTCGTGTCTGGCATCGTCATCCGTGATAACAACACACACACACATGAGTCTTGTGTCGGTGTGTGGATGAGTCGAGGCAGTGTTTAAATACTGGTAGCGGTGACGCCGATTATTTATAAACGAATGTGCGGTGGCGCGTGCCGCCGAGCGCGCCGCCGAAGGCGGCCGCGAGGAGCACGCGCGAGGGAGTCGCTGGCCCCGGAGCGAAGCGGAGGGTGCCAGTGACGAGGCTGGGGAGGCGTGGGGCGCTGTGCGGTTGCGGTCGGGTGGGACACGGAGGGACAGCCCCGAGACCGTGTCCGTGTCGATCGAGTGTTTATAAACAAACCCATCATCCTACAGCCGAGCGGCTGGGGCTTCGGCGGTGTTCACCGGTGGATCGTCGACTGTGTAAAATCGTTTTACTCGTCGCTGTCGCTCCTCGCTCGCAGTCGGCGTCGACAGAAACGCCAGGAGAGGGATTTGAACCGAAATCAGACGTGCTCGCTCACTACGTTCGCTACGCGCGACTGATAGGGTTCGAAACCCTCCGTCTCGGTTTCGACGAACGGCTCGCTACGCTCGCCGTGTTCGTCGAGAACGCCGGGAGAGGGATTTGAACCCCAGTCGTTCCGCTCGCTTCGCTCACTCCACTCCCTGATTCAAATCCCTTGATTTCGGTTCGTCGACGCCGGGCTCGCTCGTCGCTGTCGCTCCTCGCTCGCAGTCGGCGTCGACAGAAACGCCAGGAGAGGGATTTGAACCCCCGATCCCGGATGGGAACACGCTTTCCAGGCGTGCGCCTTACCACTCGGCCATCCTGGCTCACGCGGAGGTAATCCGGTGCGACTGTTAAGTCCTTCTTTTCGCTCGCAGCCGCGCCTCGATGAGATAGGAGAGACCGGCCGAAGCGGCGGCGACGCCGACCGCGACGAGCGCCAGCCCCCCGACACCGATCGGCAGCGACGCGGCCGCGACGAGCCGGTACCCCTGCGCGAGCGCGAGAAAGGCGACGCCACCGACGATCCCCCACAGCGCCGCGGACCGCGCCCTAGAGCGCGGTGTCGCCGGAGCGCCGGGCGTCGCCGTCGACTCCTCCCCGCCGTCGGACATCTACTCGACGACGGCGACCGCCTCGATCTCGACGCCGACGCCCTTCGGGAGCGCGCCCGCCTGAACCGCGGAGCGCGCCGGCGGAGACTCGTCGAAGTAGCCGGCGTACGTCTCGTTCATCTCGTCGAAGTCGTCGATGTCGTCGAGGAACACCGTCGTCTTGAGCACGTCCTCGGCCGACGCGCCCGCCTCGTCGAACACCGCGAGGAGGTTGTCGAGCGCGCGCTCCGTCTGGACCGCGATCGACGCGTCGTCGAGCAGGTCGCCGTCGGGGGTCAGCGGGATCTGCCCGGCCGTGAACACGAGGTCGCCGTCGGTCGTCGCCTGGCTGTACGCCCCCACCGCCGCCGGCGCGTCGTCCGTGTGGATCGTCTTTTTCATACGACCGTGTCTTCGCCCGGCGGCCTCAAGA
This window harbors:
- a CDS encoding Rid family detoxifying hydrolase, which gives rise to MKKTIHTDDAPAAVGAYSQATTDGDLVFTAGQIPLTPDGDLLDDASIAVQTERALDNLLAVFDEAGASAEDVLKTTVFLDDIDDFDEMNETYAGYFDESPPARSAVQAGALPKGVGVEIEAVAVVE